The Sus scrofa isolate TJ Tabasco breed Duroc chromosome 6, Sscrofa11.1, whole genome shotgun sequence region tccttccatccatctatccagccagccagccagcaacCCATCTAGCCGGCATTTATCTTGATTCTCAAACTGAGATGCAcgtagaaaagcaggagttggaaAATATAGTCAGTGGCCCAAGATAAATACGATGCATCTTCTTGGAGTGATTTTACTCAATAGttcaggaagagggagaaggtaaCTTTATTTGCCTATTAAAATCTGCATCAGGGCAAAATttgaatgcaattttaaaataaaatctaaaagtcCAGAGATCCATGCCTAGGGCTCTGGATTATGTTCTCTGTCCATGGGGGTGTTTAAGAAGCCCTGCGCTGCCTGAAAGGATGCCAGCTTTGAGAACCAAAGAGGTTGGGTGAGCCACCAAGGTCACAAAGTCAGGACCCAAATCCAGATGTCCCTGACTCCAAAGTCCATGCCCTGCTGGGGGACTCTGACCTTATGTCCTAGATGCCATAGGCCCTGCCTCTTCTtagcaccatgatgggaactcaggaaATGAGGCGGGGACTCTAAAAATCAGCATCTCTGATTCTCTGCAGGTTCCTGAACTTAGTCCAGGAGAAGTATCCTGAGACAACCCTGTCTCCAGGCTGGACCACCCTTTACCTGCCCCAGTTGCCGAATGGGACATACAGCCGAGCCATGGTGGAGAAGATGCAGGAGCTAGTGGGACCAGTGCCACAGAGGGTCACCTTCCCTGTGCGGGCTGTCATGGTGCGGGCTGCCTGGCCCCACTTCAGCTGGTTGCTGGGCCAATCTGAGAGGTGAGACCTCCCAGGCCCCTGCCacagctccccctccctccagacCCACTCCCATGTCCCAGGAAGATCCCAGGTGCCGTGGCTAGGAGGGTCTCAACGATCCTCTGGTCCAGCCTCCCCTGGTACTCACACCCTCTACACCTTCCCCGCTTTCTGCTTGTATACCTCTAGAAACAGGCAGCTCACTACCACCTGAGGCAGCTAACTCTCCCGGTTGGGAAGTGTTTATGCTGAGATACAATTTTCCCCCCACAGCTTCCTCTCTGTGGGAGCCAGCGGTTACCTGGGGCTGCCCACAGTGCACCCGCAGTCTCTGCCCCAGGACAGCTCTGTAGGGATTGGGgaactcccaccctcacccctgcacTCTGCTCCCCAAGCTGCCCAGCACCGCCTTCTTCTGCCTCTGTGCACACGAGGCTGGAGGTGGCCCCGTTCCCCTCTTCATTCCTGACCTCGAGCCTCATCCCAGGTGCCCATCTGTTCTATGCTTGTCTCCTTCCTAAAAGGGGACCCAGAAATACACACTCTCAAGTGAGGAGGCAGCACAGGCCATCGTCCCTGCGGTAgggcccccccgccgccccccccgccgccccccccgcCCAGCAAAGGTCCAGTTCTGAGCACCAGAGTGGGGCTGAGGGCTGCCGGGCCCAGGCAGGCGCTGAGCCAGCTCCCTGGGCCCCAGGTATAGCCTGACGCTGTGGCAGAGCGCCTCAGACCCCCTGCTGGTGGACGATCTCCTCTACGTCCGGGACAACACTGCTGCTCACCAGATCTACTACGACATCTTTGAGCCGCTCCTGTCGCAGTTCAAGCAGCTCGCCGGTAGGGCGGGGTCTGGGGAGGATCgagagtggggaggtgggggagcggggtgggggctgAATCATAGGCGAGGCCGCACCAGGTGGACACGGGAGCAGAGGTAGCGGGGGCAGGTCACTGGAAGGGGAAAATCCTAGCCGGTAGGAAGAAGGCATCACTTAAGCATCACCTGAATGCCAGCCCCCAGTAAGGGAGGCTAAGCTTCACAGATCCCGGAAGCAGggattccattttatagatagggaaactgaggttcagagcagGTAAGTAATTTACACAAAGTCATTGAGCTTGAATGTGGCACAGCTCAGAACGGAACCAGCGGAATCCAAACCCCATGTGCTTCCCCTTGCATCACAGTTGCTCTGAGGGTTACTCCAGGATTTCAGAGTATGGCCCCTCCAGCGTACCTGGTAATCACTGATCCAGACACCACCTGTCCCCTTGTCCAAACCCCTCACTCCCTTGACTCCCAACCTAGGAGAGACTCTAGTTAAACCAACCCAAAGGAGACCCATCAGACCCAACATGGACAGACCTGGCTCCATTGGGATCTGAATCCCAACAGCTCTGCCCACTGCCTGTAGAGTCTCAAGCAAGGCACCTATAACCTACAAAACGGAATTACAGCTCCCTGGAGGCTTGCTATGCAGCTTAGAGAGGATGTGAGGTGCGTGGAAGGTGCTCCATGAGGCGGTCGCTTCACCTTGGCAATTTGCCCCACAGCGAATACCTCACGAAAGCAAAGCTACTACACCGGGGGCAGCCTGGTCCCTCTTCTCCAGCTCCCAGGGGAGGAGGGTGTGAGCGTGGAGTGGCTGGTTCCTGAGATCCAGGGCAATGGAAGCACAGCAACAGTGCACCTCCCAGGTAAGGTCTGCCCGCAGCCCCTCTGCTCCTAAGCTTGGGGAAGCCACAGCAGGTCTCTGTTACCATGGCAATAGGGTTgtgatgggggtgtgtgtgcagagTTGGCAAGAGTGCTGTCTTGAGTGTGGAGCTCCTGGCCTTTAGACCAGCACCTGTGAGCCCTCAGTCACATCACGCTGCAGGAACGGCGGGCGCAGGAACGGCGGCACAGTCCCGAGGGTTGAGCCGCAGGCAAGGCTCAGAGCTGAGCTAGGGGCTTATTGTGTCACTTTGAGCCCAGGCACATTGATAAAGCAGCCCTTCCACTTGGAATCCAGATCCGATCCACAGATCCCGCTACCCCCCTGCTGTCCCTTCAACTTCAGCAAGGGTCTTGACACCCCATGATAACTTAAACCCTAGACACTGTTGCCTCCACTGCCTCTTCCAGACAGAGAAGGCATGATCCTGCTGAATGTTGGCCTTCAGGAACCTGCAGCTGGGGACCCTGTGGCCGTCGTACGTGCCCCAGACGGCCGTGCCCTGACGCTGGAGCCCTGCTTGAGGCAGCTGGCCATGCGCCCTGGATCCTGGGGCGTCCACTTGCACATGGCAGTGCCCACAGCCCTCCGGCCATCCCTGGCCACACTGGCCAACCTCTCCGCCCTTGGCCACCTGCTTAGGCCTGTGTGGGTTGGGGCCACAATCTCTCACGGGAGTTTTGTGGCCCCTGGCTACGTGACCGGCAGGGAActgcttgcagctgtggctgaggttttCCCCCACGTGACCGTGGCACCAGGCTGGCCCGAGGAAGTGCTGGGCAGTGGCTACAGGGAACAGCTGGTCACAGACATGCTGGAGCTGTGCCAGGGCCTCTGGCAACCTGTGTCCTTCCAGCTGCAGGCTGGGCCGCTGGGCCAGAGCACAGCTGGGGTCGTGGCCAGGCTGCTGGCGGCGTCCCCCCGGGCCACTGTCACAGTGGAACACGGCCCTGGCCGGGGCCACTATGCATCTGTGCGGGCAGCGCTCCTGGCAGCCAGGGCTGTGGACAAGACCCGAGTCTACTACAGGCTACCCCAGAGTGACCGTGCAGACTTGCTGGCCAATGTGGGCAGAAACTGACCACCCAGGGGTGCTGGGCAGCAGACCCCCGGGTCAAGGCTTCCCACGGGGGAGGCGGGAAGGAATAAATGCCTCTGTCTTCCTTAGCGCACGGCACGTGTGTCCTCTAGCaggatggagtgggagtgggCGCGAGGTAGCCATCGAAGGTGCCTAGAGAGCCTGGAGGCTGGGGGCCAGATCATTCCGGTTGTCCAAGAGGAACTGCTCACAAGCCTTGAAGGTGGTGTAGAACTCAGAGGACAGGCCAGTCACATTGGTGGTCACGTAGTTGAGAAAGCCCGGGGTGGCCTGGTTGTAGTAGGACACCTGCGGGACGGGCAGCCACactcaggggctgggaggggcaggggtgggagccaGCCGGGACAACAGTGAACGAGCCAGCACCCAGGGCCTCAGAAGGCAGCACGACTGGCAGGTGTGACCTTCAGCTGGTCTCCCCCGAACCCCCCTTCGGGGGACTCACAACCCTGGCTTCCCTCTGTCACCACACACTGTGCTGTCAACCTGTGTCTCTCCTGTCAGCCTGGAGGCCCTGGAGGACAGGGACTGGGTCTCTAGAGCCCAGTAGAgaatccacttttatttttatttttttggccatgcctgcagcatacagaagttcctggcccaggaactgaacccatgccacagcaatgcctgtgccagatccttaaactgctgagccaccagggaactcccagagacccTTTAAAAAGAAGGTGCTCTAGGGCCATACAGAAGTTAGAATAAGCCCAGAGATAGCCCTGAGAAGCTGTTAGTTTAAGTGTATTAAGTTAGCAAACACTGTCTAAGCCCTAGCTGCCGGGAGTCTCAGGGCCCTAagagctgctgtgagctgaggaAGGGGAGCTGGGCTTCCCCAACCCACCCACCGACTGCCCTGAGAGCTACAGAAAACCTTCCCAGGGTTTCCCATCGCAGCACAGtgcaaacgaatccgactaagaaccatggggtttaAGGTTCaaccccggccttgctcggtgggttaaggatccagcattgccatgagctgtggtgtaggtcacagatgcagctcggatctggcattactgtggctgtagcttaggccagtggctacagctccagttagacctctagcctgggaacctccctgtgctgcaggtgcagccctaaaaggagacaaaagacaaaaaaagaaaatcttccgaGACAAGAAGggcatggaaggaaggaaatggaatttTAGATCAGAACCCAGGCCTTCTGCCCTGTGTCCAGTGCTTTTTctggggggggaaggggggagtcCTGCAGGGGCCTCGGGCTTATCTCTGCACAGATTAGATCTTAATGAAGGCTCATTTTTAGCCCCTGATACTCTTAGGTGCCTTCAAGCTGGAAGAGAGAGCCTGTTAAGGGGCAGGGTGCACAGGTCTGGTATCTGAGCCAGACAGCCCTGAGCTCCAGACATTGGTGTGGCTTTGGGCTGAATCTGGGTGGGGGCGAGGGGAAGGGGACACGGGTGCTCACCTTGGTCAGCTGGTCCCCCTCGCGCCAGAAGCAGAAGCCCGAGCAGAGGGTCTCTCCGCGCCTGTACTCTGGCATCTCACGGTGCGTGGGCAGCGTGACTGACCTCAGCGCAATGACATAGGGGTCCCTggaaaggaggaagggcagggaggaggcacaGAAGGGGGTGAGGGCCTGGCTCTAGCCAAGCTGGGAGAAGGGCCTGTGGGTTAGCAGCTCTGAATTTGCCAGGAGCCAGCATGCCTGCACCGCACATTTTCTGGAAAAGCCCTCCAGGGCAGACGCTAGCAAGCAGTGCTAGGCTTTGGGACTTCCATGCTTCATCTTTGTTTTGCTGGACTCTAGAAGAGATGCTGTCTCTCCAGCAGCCTCCACACCCTCCAGCCAACACAGGGCTTTCAGAAGCTGGAGCCAAGGAGTTAGCCCACGTGAGAAATGGCCTATTCCTGGCCTGCGGCAAGGCACCCCACCACCCCAGGGACAGAGACCACCCTGCCTTCGAGGGTGAGCTATCAGAGGGTGTCCCCATAGCCTCCATTCTATCCACAGTAAGAGCTTGGCAGCCAGTTTTACCCTGAGGTCCCATGGCCAAGGGGAAGCCGAGCACTGATGTCCCCTCCCCAGGGGACAGGGAAGAGgatccctgcccacctcccactGCAGCAGGCAGGCACGCACCCGTTGTCACAAGGCTTCCGCCGAGAGGCCAGGATCACGAAGTCCTGGGGCTTGGGGTCATCTCCGATGGGGGGGCTGATGACGTGGTAGATGGCATCGTCCTCGTCCACCTGCTGCACCAGCTCCACGCTCCTGTGCAGAGCCCACGGGAGTTACACCAGCTCCTGGTGCGAGGGCAAGTCCTGACCCAGGCCCTCCTGTGCTTCAGCCTCCCTCAGCAGATGTCTTTGGGCCACTTCACCCCCAACACTACTCAGCAGGACCACAGGAGGGCAGGAAGGCCTggccaagacagacagacagacacacacacacaggtgcacacaaaCGTACACACACAATGTACACATGCAAATGCAAgcacacacaaaagcaaatgCACACACGGGCACACATACATGCAGATACAGGAGCAGACTCAGACAGGTACAGACACTTGCACATCTGTGGGCACACATGTGCGGATACAGATACCCACTGATACACACACAGACCCATGGGTGTCTGTCCATGTCTGCGGGTGCATGCTACGCAGATGTGTGATTTAGTAGCTGTACTTAATATTTAGTGAGcgtccactgtgccaggcactgttctaagtgcttcgTGGGTCCATCTCACTTAGCCCCACAACAGCCCATGCAGATGGACTCTCGGTATCCCCGCTTTATAGAGAAGGCTGATACTCAGAGAAAAAACTTGTATGTGGCTACAGAATAAGGAAGCAGGTCTGGGATGTGCTCAAACTGTTGGGTGCTGGAGCTGTGACCCCCCCAGGCTCAGGCACACTGCACACACGTGCCCAGGTAGACACACCTAGGCTTACACCAACACACATTCACCCACGCAAGGACATCCACACAGAAACGACCATGTCCAGACCCACACGTTTTCCctgctctcccccaccccaaccctggcAGGTGCCTCAGGAACAGGGCACCTGTGGGCAGAGTGGGAGGAAGTTGCTAGGGACTCCCTTTCCCTCaggacacccccgcccccagtcccCTCAAGTATCAAGATCTGATGGGGACTTCAAGGCTCACACCAGCCTGCcacctccaagaagccttccaaCTACataccccacccccttcccttaAGGTCCACCACTAAAATCACCTTCCAGCAGGCCTGGGGGCACCCAGACCAGGGCTTTTAAAAGGAACACAGCCCTTTTTACAAAACCGTAGGCAGCTACAAACAGACCTGCTTTGGTGGAGAAAGGTGGGGGTAGGTAGTGGAAGGCCAATTTGTCAACTATCAACTCACCAAAAGGACCTGCTTACTGAATTTCCATATACACAGATCCTCCTTATGGAGATACTCAGGAATTTAGGCtcctctcttttttggctgtgcccacaaccTATgacgaaagttcctgggccaggaatcgaacctgtgtcgcAGCAGCAGtccaaagcagctgcagtgacaatactggatccttaacctgctgtgccaaaagggaaTTCCTTCCAGGTTCCCAAAGAtagttcaacatacgcaaatcaatcaatgtcatacacgttaacaaaaggaaagtcaaaaaccacatgatcacctcaatagatgcagaaaaagcatttgacaaagtccaacatccattcatgatcaaaactcttaccaaaatggggatagagggaacataccttaacataatagccatttaagacaaacccacagcaaatatacgcaatggagaaaagctgaaagccttcccactaaaatctggactaagacaaggatgcccactcaccactgttattcaacatagtactggaagtcctagccacagcactcagacaaaagaaatagaaggcatccaaataggaagaaaagaggtaaaactgtcactgtatgcagatgacatgatactatacatagaaaaccctaaggactcaacccaaaaactgctcgaactgatcaacaaattcagcaaagtagcaggatataagattaacattcagaagtcagtcacacttctgtatactaacaatgaaatattagaaaaggaatacaaaaatacaataacttttaaaattgcacccaaaaaaatcaaatatctgggaatacacctgaccaaggaggtgaaagacttatatgctgaaaactataaaacattaatcaaggaaattaaagaggattcaaagaactggaaagatagtccatgctcctggaaaaattaatattataaaaatggccatactacccaaagcagattcaatgcaatccctatcaaattacccatgacatttttaacagaactagaacaaccaATCCAAACAtatatggga contains the following coding sequences:
- the FAM151A gene encoding protein FAM151A, whose translation is MACKKGCSKWSLVTGACVALGFAVIMVLCFTLQKRTQPGCVQAAACRSDADMMDYLLSVGQLSQRDGLLVTWYHAANSQKEMQAALSSDIMVLEADVTVEGLNTANETGVPIMAHPPAIYSDNTLQQWLETVLASSQKGIKLDFKSIKAVGPALDLLRRLTEEGRVRRPVWINADILRGPNMPISIEVNATQFLNLVQEKYPETTLSPGWTTLYLPQLPNGTYSRAMVEKMQELVGPVPQRVTFPVRAVMVRAAWPHFSWLLGQSERYSLTLWQSASDPLLVDDLLYVRDNTAAHQIYYDIFEPLLSQFKQLAANTSRKQSYYTGGSLVPLLQLPGEEGVSVEWLVPEIQGNGSTATVHLPDREGMILLNVGLQEPAAGDPVAVVRAPDGRALTLEPCLRQLAMRPGSWGVHLHMAVPTALRPSLATLANLSALGHLLRPVWVGATISHGSFVAPGYVTGRELLAAVAEVFPHVTVAPGWPEEVLGSGYREQLVTDMLELCQGLWQPVSFQLQAGPLGQSTAGVVARLLAASPRATVTVEHGPGRGHYASVRAALLAARAVDKTRVYYRLPQSDRADLLANVGRN